The DNA region TGAGTTCCTCGGTATGATCACCGGCACGATCACGTTCCTCGGGTTCACGATGCAGACCTACGAGATGTCTGTCATCGGCGGCGGCGTCATCGCCGCGATCTTCATGCTTGGCGCCATCGCCATCCAGCACGCGTTCAACGCCTGCCTCGGACCAGGGGAGAAGCAGGACAGGACGCTCATGCTCGCCGCGGAATGCGGGTTCCTGAGCATGATAACCGTCGCGATAATCTCGTTTGCGTTCATCGCGACCTACGCCGCTCTCCTGGCGCTTGTGATCTCTGTCATCGGGTGGCTCTACACCTACAAGCAATACATCGCCCTCTCGAAACGTGACGCATACGCCTGGCTTGACGCCAAGCCTATCATCGAACCAAAGGGAGGTGCCTGAGAATGGCTTACGTTCATGTGCTGCCAGAGTATGGACTGGTTGTCGACCCGATGATCGGTGTTGTCACCACAGTCGGTGTCTCATACACCCCCGTGCTCGAGCAGGTGGCTGAACTCGAGAAGATAACCGAGGACCTTGTTGGGATGCTCTCCGGAGAGGGCAGTTTCCTGTCTTCGTTCCCGAACCGGGAAGGTGTCCTCAAGATCGCTGGAGGCGTGACCGCATTCTGGTATGGCATGGCAATTGGTCTTCTGATTGCCGGTGTCGTTGTATTAGGACTGCTGTGAGGTGAATGAACATGGTTGAGAAGAAATCACCGGCCAGCGGATGGCCGATCGTCAAGGGCGACTTCCATGCGGGAGACCCGCAGAGTTGTGTCGCTGTCGTCACCATGGGTTCGCATCTCGACGAGCAGGGTATCTGCGATGCCGGAGCGGCAATCGCCGGGTCTTGCAAGACCGAGAACCTTGGTCTTGAGAAGGTCATTGCAAACGTCATCTCCAATCCCAACATCAGGTTTGTCCTCTGCTGCGGTACGGAGGTGAAGGGGCATCTTGCCGGGCAGAGTTTCATTGCTCTGCATGCGAATGGTGTCTCCGGCGGAAAGATCGTCGGTGCTCAGGGTGCCATTCCGTTCATCGAGAACCTTCCTGATGAGGCGATCAAGCGTTTCCAGGAACAGGTTGAGATCGTCAACATCATGGAGACGGAGGACCTGGCAACCATCAAGGCCAAGATCGAAGAACTTAAGGCGAGAGATCCGGGTGCCTTCCCCGCAGAGCCCATGATCGTCGAGGTCAAAGAGGCGGGCGCTGCTGCAGAGGAAGTGACCGGCGAGAGCCAGCCGCTTTCTGGCGAACTGGCACTGATACACGCACGGATGAAGGTTATCGAGCGGATGGTCACCGACATAGGCTATCGCAACAAGTTTGCGGCAGGTGTCTATGCAGGTAAGATCGAGGGGCTCATGATAGGTCTGATCGTCTCGTTTGTGATCCTGGGGTTCATCTTGCTGGGGTGATATAAATGGCAGAAGAAACTACAAAGGCAACTGGCCCCATCCGGATGACTGCAATCAACAGGATGATGGAATCCATCCGGTACAAGGCGCAGATCCTTGCCAGAACAAACAAGCTGGATTCAGGCATAATGGACTCGGGGATAGTCGGGTTTGCGATCGGGCTTGCCCTTGTCATGATCTTTATCCTGGTTCCTGCACTGCTGCTGGGAGGGATCTAACATGGTTGAGAAGAAATCACCGGCCAGCGGATGGCCGATCGTCAAGGGCGACTTCCATGCGGGAGACCCGCAGAGTTGCGTTGCCGTCGTCACCATGGGTTCGCATCTCGACGAGCAGGGTATCTGCGATGCCGGAGCGGCAATCGCCGGGTCTTGCAAGACCGAGAACCTTGGTCTTGAGAAGGTCATTGCAAACGTCATCTCCAATCCCAACATCAGGTTTGTCCTCTGCTGCGGTACGGAGGTGAAGGGGCATCTTGCCGGGCAGAGTTTCATTGCTCTGCATGCGAATGGTGTCTCCGGCGGAAAGATCGTCGGTGCTCAGGGTGCCATTCCGTTCATCGAGAACCTTCCTGATGAGGCGATCAAGCGTTTCCAGGAACAGGTTGAGATCGTCAACATCATGGAGACGGAGGACCTGGCAACCATCAAGGCCAAGATCGAAGAACTTACGGCGAGAGATCCGGGTGCCCTCCCCGCAGAGCCCATGATCGTCGAGGTCAAAGAGGCGGGTGCTGCGGCGGAAGTGGCTGTTGCAGGTGTAAACCCGCAGTTCCTCGAGATCGAGGAGAGGCTCGACGCCATCGAGGAGAAGATCGAGTTCGTGGATTCGGAGGTTGCCCAGCGCGTCGGAAGAAAGGTCGGGCGCGACATCGGTATCCTTTACGGACTGGTCGCAGGTTTGATTGTGTTCATGATGTTGCTGGTATTACTGCCCAAATTGGTTGAGTATCTGTAAGGAGGATTGACAAATATGTTCAAGTTCGAAAAAGAACAGGTGGTACACGACTTCAACGGTACCAAGCTCGGCGGGCAGCCTGGAGAGTACCCCACCGTGCTCGCTGCATCCATCTTCTACAACAAGCACGAGATTGTTCTGGATGACAAAACCGGAAAGATCGATAAAGAGACGGCAGAGGCTCTCTGGAACCGCTGCCAGGAACTCTCGGACATCACCGGGATTCCACACTTCATCCAGATCATCGCGGAGTACGGTGAGGCGTTTGAAAGCTATATCGACTGGTTCTGTGGCGTAGATGACAAGACCGCATTCCTGATGGACTCGTCCGTCCCGGCGGCGCTTGCACACGCGTGCGAATATGTCACACAGTCAGGCGTTGCGGATCGCGCGATCTACAACTCCATCAACGGTTCGATCTTGCCGGAGAACATGGAGGCGCTTGCAAAGAGTGATGTAAACGCAGCCATTGTCCTGGCCTTCAACCCTGCCGATCCATCGGTGGCCGGCCGTGAGAAGGTTCTGGTCGAGGGCGGCGTCGCCGGCCAGGAACTCGGGATGCTCGAGATCGCAGAGAAGTGCGGGATCACCCGCCCGATCCTTGATACCGCAGCAACCCCACTCGGTCTGGGATCCGGTGGTGCATACCGTGAGATCCTTGCCTGCAAGGCGATCCACGGTCTTCCGACCGGTGGTGCCTACCACAACATGACCGTTTCCTGGACGTGGCTGAAGCGTTGGAAGGGTACGAAGAAGGTCCCCTCGCAGCAGCTGGCCGGGCTCGAGGGCAAGGATGCGCTGGTCAAGCAGCTCCTGCACCACTATCTTGGTGGTCTGGATGGAGTGCGCCAGGCGGCCTGGTCTGCTCCCGATATAGGCTGCAACATGATCGCAAGCACACTCGGTGCGGATCTGATCATGTACGGCCCGATCGAGAACGTCGAGGCGATGATCACCGCCCAGGCCTACACCGACATTGTCATCATGGAAGCAGCGCGTGACCTAGGGATCGAGCCCCAGGCTGAGACCCATCCATTCTTTAAGCTAGTCTAAATCCACTTTTTTTTCTCTGGGTAGGGTAGTTCCTGCGGTTGAGTCTGTGGCCGGTACTGTCCATCGGGCAGAGAGTGTGGTGCTTGCACGTATGAAACACGACAGCCCTTCATATGATCTCCTCTTGGATGAGCTGGTGGAATAGCCGGGCAATGGGTGGGCTAAGGCGTGATCTGATCGTCCGCATTAACCTCTACACCTCTCAGAATATTCCAAAACTCCAAGATATTTGTATTTTCAGCGAATACGCTTTAGTATGTCTCTTGTTGATGATTTTGAGGACACTTTAACTTGCGTGGGTGAAGGGGGCGGAGCGGGAAGTCCCCGGTCGAGAGGAGAGGGGATGAAAGCGGAGCCGCCCTTCCTTCCTGCGATAGATATATTCCTCTTGAGTATTCTATTATCATTCACCCAACATGAGGTATAAACTTGATAGGTCTGCACATTCGGTACAGGTACATCAGGACAGGTAAGCCTCGATGCGCTGAAGGAGTATGTTGACCCGCAGATGGAGAAGTAAATGATCGTTTCCTACAAGTACCGGGTGTATCCAGACGCAACCGTGGAAACACGGCTGAACACTGCACTTGATACCTGTAGGTGGCTCTACAACAAACTTCTCGAAGAATGCAACACGGCACGAGAGAATGGAATCTCTCCGACGATGCGAGAAATGCAGGCGCGGATCGTCACGCTGAAAGAGGAGAATCCTGCACTCAAGGACGTATACTCTAAAGTGCTCCAGATGGTCAACTATACCCTCTGGAGCAACATCGCTGCACTCTCGCAGACAAAGAAGAGAGGACGGAAGATCGGCAAACTCCGATTCAAGAGTGCAGCCCGATACCGGACGCTCAATTATAATCCGTCGGTTTTCAAGATCGATCGCGAGCATAGTTCGATTACGTTCTCGAAGATCGGAACGATTCCGTTCAACATGCACCGACCCTACACCGGGAG from Methanoculleus receptaculi includes:
- the mtrA gene encoding tetrahydromethanopterin S-methyltransferase subunit A, with protein sequence MVEKKSPASGWPIVKGDFHAGDPQSCVAVVTMGSHLDEQGICDAGAAIAGSCKTENLGLEKVIANVISNPNIRFVLCCGTEVKGHLAGQSFIALHANGVSGGKIVGAQGAIPFIENLPDEAIKRFQEQVEIVNIMETEDLATIKAKIEELKARDPGAFPAEPMIVEVKEAGAAAEEVTGESQPLSGELALIHARMKVIERMVTDIGYRNKFAAGVYAGKIEGLMIGLIVSFVILGFILLG
- the mtrH gene encoding tetrahydromethanopterin S-methyltransferase subunit H; this translates as MFKFEKEQVVHDFNGTKLGGQPGEYPTVLAASIFYNKHEIVLDDKTGKIDKETAEALWNRCQELSDITGIPHFIQIIAEYGEAFESYIDWFCGVDDKTAFLMDSSVPAALAHACEYVTQSGVADRAIYNSINGSILPENMEALAKSDVNAAIVLAFNPADPSVAGREKVLVEGGVAGQELGMLEIAEKCGITRPILDTAATPLGLGSGGAYREILACKAIHGLPTGGAYHNMTVSWTWLKRWKGTKKVPSQQLAGLEGKDALVKQLLHHYLGGLDGVRQAAWSAPDIGCNMIASTLGADLIMYGPIENVEAMITAQAYTDIVIMEAARDLGIEPQAETHPFFKLV
- a CDS encoding tetrahydromethanopterin S-methyltransferase subunit F gives rise to the protein MAEETTKATGPIRMTAINRMMESIRYKAQILARTNKLDSGIMDSGIVGFAIGLALVMIFILVPALLLGGI
- the mtrA gene encoding tetrahydromethanopterin S-methyltransferase subunit A; protein product: MVEKKSPASGWPIVKGDFHAGDPQSCVAVVTMGSHLDEQGICDAGAAIAGSCKTENLGLEKVIANVISNPNIRFVLCCGTEVKGHLAGQSFIALHANGVSGGKIVGAQGAIPFIENLPDEAIKRFQEQVEIVNIMETEDLATIKAKIEELTARDPGALPAEPMIVEVKEAGAAAEVAVAGVNPQFLEIEERLDAIEEKIEFVDSEVAQRVGRKVGRDIGILYGLVAGLIVFMMLLVLLPKLVEYL
- the mtrB gene encoding tetrahydromethanopterin S-methyltransferase subunit MtrB codes for the protein MAYVHVLPEYGLVVDPMIGVVTTVGVSYTPVLEQVAELEKITEDLVGMLSGEGSFLSSFPNREGVLKIAGGVTAFWYGMAIGLLIAGVVVLGLL